Part of the Chroogloeocystis siderophila 5.2 s.c.1 genome, GCCTCAAACTCTGTCATGGCAGGGATATACAAACAATTAAGTAAGTTGATTTGTTAGTGTTTTTCTATATTTAAAATATGAAAGCTTTAACTTTATAAAGATAAAAAAAAGCCTGGTAGTAAGAAAATAAACGGATGTAAACTAAGCTTACATCCGTTTATTTCTCAACCTATAATTGTGTCTTCAGTAGACCTCCTGCATGAATTGCACTCTTCCTACGATTGAAGTCGGGGCTACTCAAACAAAGTTGACGAGCGCACACTAAAATAAGAGTTTTGAGAGGGTAAAGTATGCCTTACCGGTATAGTCCAAAAAGATGTACAGAGTGTGGACGGCTGCGAATTTATTCACCAAGCATTCATGCAAGATATCTATAGACTAGGCTTGTGTAGCTGCGACTTTAGTCGCTAAGCTAGCAGATTAATTATCTCGGTGATTATTACTGTAGCGAATCCTCGCGCCTGCCCACTGTAGCTTTTCGCGTAATGTTTGATAGTACGAATAATTTTCGCGTAAAATAATGAACTTGGCACGATATTCTGCCATGCGGACATCGACTCGTTGACCAGGCCAAATCGAAGTTCCGAGAACGCTATCAGTCCATAACTTTGTATTCAACTCGTAATCTGCCAAAGGCCAGATACTGACAACCGAACCCGCAGGTAAAACGATCGGACGACTCGAAAGACTCATCGGGCAAATTGGAGTTACCGTAATCGCCTGCATTCCATCGTGGACAATCGGACCATTCGCCGCCACGGTGTACGCCGTAGAACCCGTAGGTGTGGCAATGATTAATCCATCACCTTGGTATTGATCGACAACCTCGCCATCGATTTCCATTTCCAGGATCGAAGTAATCATCCGATCTGCCGATGCAGGTTTAACACAAATTTCATTGAGGGCAAAAAAGCGATCGCTGACAGGATCGAGATTGCTACTATTTCCCTCAAACACTTGGGCTTGTAGCATCATCCGCCGCTGAATTGCATAGAGATCCGAAGCTAACCTATCCCAGACTTTTTCGGAATCTTTAAAGACATCAAACGACTCGGTTAAAAACCCTAAATTCCCGCCGACATTCACCGCCAAAATTGGGATGCGATCTGCTGCTAAATTTCTCGCCGCCGATAAAGCTGTACCATCTCCACCTAGTACCAAAGCCATATCAATCGGCTGTGTTGACGACGCCAAAAATACCGGATAAGGATTATCTTGCGGTCCACTTGGTCCCATCAGGACGCGACAGTTGCGACTTTCCAACTGCCGCGCACACTTTTCTGCCCAGCTTTTACTTAGCGAATCTCCAGCTTTGTGAGCAATAATAACTTGATTAAGCTGCACGCACTTACCACTTCAAGAGGTTAAATTGCTCCATATCTACAGTATCGCGGTTACGATAGATTGCGAGAATAATTGCTAATCCTACAGCAGCTTCGGCAGCAGCGACCGTAATCACGAATACTGTAAATACTTGACCTTTGATTTCTAGTGGGTCTAAATAGCTAGAAAATGCCATCAAATTGAGATTTACCGCATTGAGTAGCAATTCGATCGACATCAGCACGCGGACGGCGTTACGGCTAGTAATTAAGCCGTAGATGCCAATACAAAATAAAGCCGCAGCTAGCAAGAGAAAGTACTGAAGTTGCATATTTCTTGATCTATCCTCAAACAAATCATACATAAAAGCCTGCGATCGCAGGCTAAAAATGACGCACAGTTAAGTAACGCTACTCACTGCGACGATTATCATCTAAATTACTTGTTTTATCACTCGAAATTCCTACTAATTCGCGGGGGCGTTCGGGTAAAGTCAATACAGGTTGCTGCTGCTTGTCAGGCGTCATTACTTGGTCAGGCAAAAATTCGCGCCGCGCTAAAATAATTGCCCCAACCATTGCCATAAGTAGTAGAACCGATGCTAGCTCAAAAGGCAACAAAAAGTCACTGAAGAAGTGCTGACCAATTAAAACAATCGTGGTATCGTTGGATACTGCCTCAGTGGAATAAGCCCAAGGCGTAACCAAGACCATCGTACTTAATAAAACAAATAGCCCCGCACTAACGATCGCAGTTACAACCGGACGTACCCAGGCATTTGGCAGAGGTTTAAAGTCTTCGCGCTTGTTCACCAACATAATGGCGAATAAAATCAGGACGTTCACTGCACCGACGTAAATTAATACTTGGGCTGTTGCCACAAAGTCAGCATTGAGCAACAAATACATTCCCGAAATACTGACAAACACACCCGCCAACAAAAAGGCAGAATAAACAATATTAGAAAACAGTACAACACCGAGGGCTGAACCAATCATCATCACAGCCAAGATGCCGAACGAAACAAGTTGTACTCCTTCAGCTAAATTCACAGCTTTTTGTCCTTTGCTAGTTGCTAATTGCTAATTGCTAATGACGCATTCCACTAACAATTAATGCTCCTCACCCACTCTATAAAAAAATACTACTTTTCCTGCTGTTCTAAAATTTCTTCAGGATGTAGTCCCGCGCCACGTGTGTTTGCAGGTAGGTCGTGAGGTGAGACAACGCCTTTTGGTAGGTAAACAAATTCGCGCAACGGTGTCACCATTGGGTCATCAGTCACTTTATAAGGCAAGCGTCCTAAGGCTACGTTGTCGTAGTTCAATTGATGGCGATCGTACGTACACAAGTCGTATTCTTCGGTCATCGATAGACAGTTTGTCGGACAATATTCTACGCAGTTACCGCAGAAGATACACACACCAAAATCGATGCTGTAGTGCTTCAGTTTTTTCTTTTTACTCGCTTTATCAAATTCCCAGTCAACGACGGGTAAATTAATCGGACAAACCCGCACGCAAACTTCGCAAGAAATACACTTATCAAATTCAAAGTGAATGCGACCTCGGAAGCGTTCGGAAGGAATTAGTTTTTCGTAAGGGTATTGTATGGTAACTGGTCTGCGCCCCATATGGTCGAAAGTGACAGATAATCCTTGACCAATATAACGACCAGCCTGTACCGCGTCTTTCGCGTAATCACCAACTTGTTTGAGGAATTTTAACATGGTGTGTCTCTCTCTTTATGTAGCTGTTAGCAATCAGCTAATTGCTATCCACCAAAGGCAGTGGGAAAGGCAAGCTTCAAGGCTGCGGTTAACAGTAGATTTGCCAAGCTAACTGGTAATAAAAACTTCCAGCCTAAATCGAGCAACTGGTCAATGCGTACCCTAGGTACTGTCCAGCGTAATAAAATTGCTGTGAATACAAGGAAGTAGGCTTTGAGTACAGTCATTGTGATACCCAATGAAGCGTCTACTATCTCTAACCAAGGACTTGTTTCACTGACACCGAACCAACCAGCAAGTAAGTCTAGCGGAATAGGAGATTCCCAACCGCCTAAATATAAGACTGTGACGAGGAGCGCGGATAGCACCAAGTTGACGTAGGATGCAACATAGTACAGCGCGAACTTCATTCCTGCGTATTCGGTTTGATAACCTGCAACGAGTTCTTCTTCGGCTTCGGGTAAGTCAAAGGGCATTCTTTCGCACTCTGCTAATGCCGAAATCCAGAAGATAATAAATCCAATCGGCTGTCGCCAGACATTCCAGCCAAGAATGCCATAGCCTGATTGCTGTTCGACAATATCGATGCTACTGAGGCTATTCGACATCATGACGACTGCGAGGACTGCAAGCGCTAAGGGAATTTCATAACTAATTGATTGTGCTGCTGCCCTCAAACCACCTAGTAGTGAGTACTTGTTGTTTGACGCATAGCCTGACATCAATAATCCAATCGGTTGAACGCTGGACAACGCAATCCACAAAAAGACTCCTGTAGCCACATTTGTGATTGCCAGATTTTCGCCAAACGGCACAATCAGATATGACAAAAAGACTGGTAGGACAACAATGATTGGTCCTAAAGTAAATAGCCAAGGATCTGACTTGGCAGGGATGATGTCTTCTTTAAAAACGAACTTGATACCATCGGCAACCGGAGATAATAAGCCAAAAGGACCCATAAATTCTGGACCAATGCGCTGTTGCGCGGCGGCTGAAATCTTTCGTTCTTGCCAAATGGTTACTAGTACTCCTACAGTTGCGCCAATTAACATTAGTACCATCGGGACTGGCATCCAAACAGCTTTGGCTGCGCCTGCTGGTAGCCCTAAGTCGATCAGCGATTTGATGAAACTTCCTTGGAGGTCAATTCCTGTACTCATGTTTTCTTTGTTAAAGTTGTCGCATGATGGCGATCGCCATCGCCGCTGTAGTTAATATTTGTAAATTCATTCCCTACTTTTTTCAGGACATGTCTTGATTGTGAAGATATTTTTACCTTTCAATGCCTAGTATATCGTTGTCTGGTTAGCTCCAAAAAACCTTCACTGAGAAATTCTACTTATACCTGTGTTTAGTTTTGCTGTCTAGGAAAGAAGAGCAACGAGGACTAAGAGTTATGAGTTCTTAGCGTTGAGTGTGTTGAGTGTTGAGTCAAGAAAATCTTAATTCAAAACCCGCGCATTCAAAACTAAATTTTCAGCGTTGCTCGATGGGTGTATAGGCAACGTCATGATGACCTGTATACACTTGGGTGGGGCGAAAAATGCGATTCTCAGCAAGTTGCTCTTTCCAGTGCGCTAACCAACCGGCGACGCGGGCGATCGCAAATACTGGCGTAAATAAGTCTGTAGGAATTCCCATCTTCCTGTACACTAAACCAGAGTAAAAGTCAACGTTAGGATAAATTCCTTTGTGACCGAGTTTTTCGGCGATCGCGCGTTCTAATTCAACTGCAATATCGTAGTACTTGTCGTAGCCAAATTTATCAAACATTTGCTCGGCGAGCTTCTGTAGAATTGTTGCTCTTGGGTCTTTGACTTTGTATACGCGATGTCCAAAGCCCATAATTTTTGCTTTGCGTTGCAAGCGATCTTCTAGATAGGGGCGGACGTTTTCTACCGAGCCAATTTCTTCCAGCATTCCGATGACTTCTTCATTCGCGCCACCGTGTAAAGGTCCACCTAAGGTTCCGACTGCGGAAGCAACAACCGCGTAAGGATCGGTAAGCGTAGAAGCGGTAACGCGCGCCGAGAATGTCGAAGCATTCATTGTATGTTCGGCATGAAGTGTTAAACAAACATCAAAAATCCGCGCCATCAACGGGTCAGGTTCGCGTTCGCTGAGCATATAAAGAAAGTTAGCCGAATAATCTAAGTCATCGCGCGGGCGTACTGGGTCATTTCCTTTACGCATCAACTGAAACGCAGCCACCATTGTGGGAATCGTCGCGAGGAGTCGAACGACTGCATCGCGAATATAAACAGGGTTATCTAAGTCACGGCGTGAGTAAAATAAACCAAGTGCGGCGGCGGAAGCTTGCAACGCGTCCATCGGATGACCGCTTTCAGGAAAGCTTTTCATCATGTCGCGAATGCGATATTTGATCCGGCGGTGATAGCGGACTTCGTGTTCAAACTCGATTAATTCATCTTTTGTAGGCAGCTTACCCCAAATGAGAAGATACGCTGTTTCCAAAAAGGTACTATTGTCCGCAAGGTCTTCAATGCGGATACCACGATACTCCAGTATTCCTTCTTGTCCATTAACAAAGCTAATACTAGATTGGGCGGCGGGAATGCCTTCTAAACCTGGCTTAAATTCGCAGACGGACATGGCTACACCAGCTGCTTGTGTGTAAGTACAATACTCTACGCTAACTTACCAGAAACTGGTGTTGTGTCGCTCTTTTTACCAGAATTATCTTTTGGAGGAGTCAGAGGACGCGCTTCGCGCAGACCTACGGTTCAGGGGTCGGGGGTCAAGAAAAATTTATGCTTGAACATATAGAATTGAAGATGAGCACCTTGTATATCAGTACAACTCTGCGTTTTCTTGGCGACTAAAGCCATAGATTTGAATCTCTTATATTGGTTCGTTCCCTGACCTCTGACCTCTTCTTGATAAAACTGGTCACAACAAAAACTTGGGTGGAGTCAACCAAAATAACTGAGCTTGACCGATGGGTGAATCTGTTTCTGGTAGTGTTAACCCAATGATACCTGCTTTTTTTAGTATTAGCCTAGCGCGATCTTCACCCCAAACTAGAATTTCTGCCCATTGTCCTAAATTCGGTTGATGACCTACAAGAGCTAATTGCGTTTGCTGGGGGTATTGTTGCGCTTTGAGCCAGTCTAACCAATCATAGATACTACCATTAGGCGCAAGGTGAGCCGATTCAGTAATTTCTCGACTCAGTTTATACTCGTGTAAGATTTCTGCGGTTTGCCGCGATCGCACCAAAGGACTAGTCAACACAACATCAAACCGCACGCCCAAATCGTACAAACGCCCTGCGACTTGACGCGTTTTATCTTTCCCTTTGTTAGTAAGCGATCGCACTTCGTCGGGGATACCAATTTCTCTTTCTTGCGCGATGCCGTGTCGAATAAGATAGATTTCCACTGGGGTTACGATAGTAGGCTATTAGTAGGACACTTAGCTTATCTGTTCTACTTTATTCGGTTTGAATTGGATTATCTTTAGGGTTGACGAGCCGCAAGAGTTTTTGCTTGATTTGAGCGTCAAAGACTTCCCACTTTTTCTTGGCGTACTCTGATGTTTCGATGTAACCTGACAAAAACCCGATTGGAATTTCAAAGCCGCCAGCACTTGTACGACCACCACCGAAAAAGCGTCCGTGACTGTCTTGTCCAAATGCTTCTTTAATAAACTCATCTGGATCGAGTGTGAGTTTTGTTGTGCGCAACGAACCAACAACGATTTCGAGTTCTTCGTCTTCGTCGTGAACGATTCCGTAAACAACTGCGGTGTGTACGTTCTCTTCTGTCACTAGAAAATCTGCTGCTTGGGGGATGGCATCGCGGTCATCATAGCGTAAGTATCCAACACCAGCGATTGAGAAGTTATTTTGCACCATGCGGTTTTTCAGCGATCGCTCGATGACGTCCATCACGCGCTTTGAGCGATTGGCTTGTAAAATGGCGTTGAGTAACTGCGCGTCATAAAATCGACTCAGATAGGCAGCCGCTAAGAAATCTTCTTCTTGTGCTTGCATTAAGCGGTCTGTGTCTGAGCGCAAACCATGCATCAATGCCGTCGCACACTTGATATGCTGAGGAACACTACTATCTAGTTTGAGTAATCCTGCTTGGAGATATTGGGTAAAAATTGTTGCTGTTGCGCGAACCGTCGGACGTAAATCGACAAACTCAGCTTTTAAGTCGCCCTGGAAGCTGTGGTGGTCAATAATTGCTGTAATCGGAATTCCACTTTCTTGGACAACTGACAATAACTGGCTCGTTGTCCCTTGATTATCTATCAACGCACAACCTGTGTACATTGATAAATCTTTACTTTTGGCTGCTTGTGCTGTCCAGCGTTGTGCGGGTAAACCAGTTAACTTAACAAGTGCGATGTTTTCTTGATGGCTAAGCGTCCCAGCATAGACGATATCACAGTGAATCTCATATTCCTGGGCGATTAATTGATAAGTCCAAGCACTAGAAAGTGCGTCTGGGTCTGGAAAATCTTGTAGAATAACTAGCTGGCGCTCTTGTCGATGTTGCTCTAAGATATGCCGCAAGGCATCTGCTTTTTGCACCAACGATGAGTGATTCCGCTGGGCTTGATGGTTGCCCAGTTCACTCGTTGTCATTGGGGAGGTATCAGGAGCCGGTAATTCCACCGTTGCTACTAAATGGGGGTCTTCTGTAAGCTCTTGAGAATACGAACTATTTGACAAGTGAGACGAATTCAAATCCATAAACTGAATTTTTGTGAGTGTGAGGCGCGAGTTTAGGCAGTCAATAACTTTTTGATATTAACTAGCTATTGAGGCTACACACTACAATTGTCGCAAAAATCTTGGCGTGCGACGCTAGTCCTTATAGCCTATCTTTTATTAGAGGTAAATTCGGTATTAAAAATTGCGATTGACTTATTCCATAAACTGCTTTGTATTTGACAACCGATTGCACGCACTATTAAGTAGTAATACTCAATTAAACTTGAGCTTGTCAAAGCATTATAAGTATATAAAAAGAACCAGATCTCAAAACTACAGTTTATTTATGATTTAAAGACCAATAATGTATTTTTGCCATTCATCATGTAGCCCGCTTTTGAGATGCTTGCTAACTTCAAAATATAAGCTACTGTAAGGTTTACGGGGAAGGTGATGAAGATACATATGTGCTTCAACAGGGGTGCGATTGCCTTTTTTAACGTTGCAACGAACGCAAGCAGTCACGATATTTTCCCACGCATCACCCCCGCCACGCGATCGCGGTACAACATGATCCAGCGTTAAATCATCTCCTGTGTAGCCGCAATATTGACAAGTGTGACTGTCACGATGAAGAATGTTACGGCGAGTTAAAGGAATTTCTTTGTAAGGAACGCGTACGTAGTGACGCAACCGGATAACGGTTGGCAGGGGAAAATCGGCATAAAGATGCTTACCGTTATGTTCTACCCGCTCAGCTTTGCCTTTGATTAACAGAACAACTGCGCGCCGCCAGCTCGTAATATTGAGCGGTTCGTAAGAGGCGTTCAGGACTAGAACCTTAGCCATTGATGGTCGCTCAAGCCAATATTTTTTACAGATAGTAACACAACTACATTACGCTATGCAGCTTTTAGCGGCAAGTCTGGTCAAGTCTTTTACTCACACTGCCAACATATATACACTTTTGCAAGCAACACTTGCGACAAATTAAGGCAGTACTTGTGACAATCGCGGTTTGAAAGCTAAACTTCCTAATCAAATCAGCTAATTGCCAAGCGCTAAACGCTAACGGCTTTAATTCGAGTGTGGATAAGGTGAAGGAGCAAAAATGACTTTAAGTTGGCAGCAACCAATAGCAACAATGCGATGCGATCGCGCATGGGTAGAAATTAGCCTAGGATCTTTAGCACACAACATCCATCAGCTACAAAGTTTATTATCTGCAAAAACGCACTTGATGGCAGTCGTCAAAGCAGATGCTTACGGTCATGGTGCTGTTACGGTAGCGGAGACTGTCTTGCAAGCTGGGGCGAGTTGGTTAGGGGTGGCAACGGTTCCTGAAGGCATCGAGTTAAGAGAAGCAGGAATTAGCGCACCGATTTTGATTTTAGGCGCAACGCATACACCAGAACAAATCAAAGCGATCGCGCATTGGCAACTCCAGCCGACAGTATGTAGCTTTAAGCAAGCGCTGGTTTTTGCGGAGACATTAAAGACAACAAATCAACTCTTACCTGTACACCTCAAACTCGATACAGGAATGTCGCGGCTTGGGCCTTCTTGGCAACAAGCTGTTGAGTTTGTCCAATTAATTCAAGGGGTGCCTAACTTAAAAATTGCCAGCATTTATTCGCACTTAGCAACCGCAGAAAGCATCGACCAAACAATCTTAAGGCAGCAACAGCAAAATTTTGAGCAGGCGATCACGCAAATCAAACGCTCAAACCTACAACTTTTTCAGCACAAGCAAATCCAACCCGCGTTGCACTTGGCGAACTCAGCTGCTACACTCACGGCTCCTGATTTGCACTACGATATGGTTCGTGTCGGTTTAGCGATGTATGGACTTTATCCTGCTGTTCATTTAGCAGTGATTGACCTCAAGCCTGTAATGCAAGTTAAAGCGCGCATAACACAAGTCAAAAAAATCCCTGCGGGAACCGGAGTCAGTTATGGTCATAAATTTGTAAGCGATCGCGCGATGCAGATAGCCGTAGTCGGTATCGGTTATGCGGATGGAGTTCCGCGCAACTTGTCGAATCAAATGACAGTATTAGTTCGCGGTCAGCAAGTCCCGCAGATTGGCGCAATTACGATGGATCAACTGATGTTGGATGTCAGTGCGATCGCAGATGTTCATGAAGGCGAAGTCGTGACGTTACTTGGTGAAGATGGTAGCCAAAAAATTTCAGCTGATGACTGGGCAAAGCAGTTAAATACAATTTCGTGGGAAATTCTTTGCAGTTTCAAGCACCGATTACCACGCGTTGCTGTGCCATAAAGTTGGTAAGCATGAAGAAAAGATCAGAGTAGTTCAGAAGACGCGTGTCAACTACTCCTTGTTGGGAAACGTGAAGCGATTTAGCGAGTTTTGCAGTGGCATATATTTTTGTGTACCTCTTAGTTTCCACAAAAAGGTGAGAAAAGAAGGCAATAAGTTTGTTGTAGGAACTGGCGTGGATAGGAAAAGGTATCACGCCAGGCTTAAGAGATTTAATATTAATCTACAAAGTCTGTTGACATATCAGATAAAGCTTCATCAGCGGCGATTGGGCGGTTTCCATCAATGTTGAGTCTACCTTTGACTTCAAAATTATCTGCGGCGATCGGACGTTCGCCATCTATATACACAGTGTTTTGCACTTTTAGATTACTCGGATCGATTGGGCGTTTGCCGTCAATATTGAGAGTGTCGCGATCGCTAAACTCGTTTACGGCGATCGGACGTTCGCCATCTTCCTCATAGGTATCCTTGACTTCAAAATTATCTGCGGCGATCGGACGTTCGCCATCATCAATGATCGTGCCTTGAATCTCCAAATTACTTGGGTCAACCGGACGACTAGGAGAACCAACTTGCTTGGATGTTTGCTTTTTTTCCATTTTTGAGAATGCCTTGATACTTAGTTTTAACGCGTGATGTGTGTATTTGATTTAACTTACATTGCCTTCTAGCTATTTTTATGCTTTGTTGGAGTTACTAACCGATAGTGCATTCCTGGCTCTGGAGTTGGTGGAAAAGGTTCGCCTTTAGTTGCTGTGACTTCTTGTCCTTTGTTACCGCCACGAGGACCTGTAAGTTCATACAAGCCGCTTTCAGGGACTATCTCACCAGGTTTATACAATTCATTTCCACTAGAATTTGATTTGTCGGTTGTGGCTGTAGAAGTTTTGTAGCTAAGACGAAATTGGCGTTCGATTAAAAAGCCAGGAAGAAAGCCACCATGGTAGCGAACTTCTTCTAGCCTGCCAAAAACACCTTTGATTTGCGTAACGGGGGACAGTAGCTGTGTATTCTTTTGACTCCATTCAACTAAACAGTTATCGATCATTTCTTGAAACTCTAATGCCAGAATCATCGCATCATCGGCGCCCAGGTGAGGATCGACAATAATGGAAAACTTTAAAGAAATTGATAGCGTTGTTTGCAATTGTGAAGCGTGATCGCCCTTCACATCAGTAAAAGATTCTTCTGCATGAAAACCAAACTGCGGTCGGAAGTCGGCGAATTCGTCGGTTGCAAGCTGGTGATGCAGATAAGGCAATAAACCTTGTTCTGAAGACAAGATTTGACGAATAGTTGAGCTAGCGGTCATAACTTTTTTAGCAAATGAGTATGTCTTGCGACTTTAACCTCAACAATTTCATAAAGCGTATTGCAATGCTACCCCCTAATTGAAGAAAGTACACCAGCCGCTCGATAGAAGCTCAAAACTTAAGAATGCTCACGGCTGTCTACCTGGCTACTATATGATTGCCAAAACTCTAAATTCAAAAAACATTAGCTGACAACTATTACGGCTGTCAGCTAATGTTTTGTGTAAGCTATGAGTGCTGAATATTAAGTTGTAAGGAGCATAGTCAAACTAAAACTCAAAATTCAATGCTCAGAGCTTAGTTTAAGCTGTCGCGACAGCTTCATCTTTTGTAGAAACGACAACTGGTTCTTCTAGAAGTTTGACGTACAATTTGCTAAGTTGAGCAGCTACGCCATCCCAACTAAATTTATCTTCTACGCGTTTTCTAGCAGCACGACCTAGTTGATTTCGCCACTCAGGATTACTTAATATGCGGTCAATCGCGGTTGCAAAAGCATCGTTGTCTTTCGGTGGTGCAAGTAATCCAGTTTCTTCGGGTACGACAGTGTATTGTAAGCCGCCAACATCGCTAGCAATCACTGGTGTTCCGCTTGCCATCGCTTCAATAGCTACTAAACCAAAAGGTTCGTAGTGGCTAGGAACAACACAAACGTCTGCTGCTGCATAGTAGATAGGTAGGTCATCGTCACCAAGACGCCCTGGAAAAACTGTCATGTCTTGCATTCCCAGTTCGTTGACAATACCTTCAATGCGATCGCGTTCTTTGCCATCGCTTTGACCAGGACGGCTACCACCACCGATAATTAGCCTAAGATCAGTACCTCTTAGTTGCGATTGAGCAACAGCACGTACTAGCGTTTCAATACCTTTACGGAAATCAAATCGACCTACATAGAGAATAACTTTGGTGTCTGCGTTGATTCCGAGTTGCTGTCTTGCTTGTTGTTGATCGATTTTACCGAAGCGATGGATGTCTGTCCCACAAGGAATAATATCGATATTGCCTTTTGTAGAAACGAGCAAGCGCATATGTTCTTGTTCTTGAGGACTTGTGGCGACAATTCGCTGTGCTGTCTCTAAAACTTCTTTTTCCACTGATAAACGAGTTTTCGCAATCAATGGAATTGTGGAAATTGATTTGTACTTAACCGCCCCTAGTGAATGATAAGTGTGAACTTGCTTACAACCCTGGATTTTTTTTAACTCCATCCCTACCCAGGCAGAAAGCCAATAGTTTGTGTGGACTATTTCGTACTCAACACCTGATTTTTGCTGAAACTTCAGCATTTGTTGTACAAATTCCGGCGCGTGTTTAAATAAGTTGTCGCGTGGAATAAATTCTTCTGGACCTGCGGTAATCCGAATTGTGCGGCAATTTGGGGTATGCTCGACAATACTCGCTTGGTCTGCACTTGCTTTACGGGTAAACATATCAACTTGCCACCCTAACTCAGCTAGTGCTTCCCCTACATGGCGTACATAAACGTTTTGTCCTCCGGCTTCTTCCTTACCGATTTCAACCGCTGGGTCTCCGTGGACTGAAATCAGGGCAATGTGCTTTTGGCTTGCAGAATTCATGGTGTAGTTGTTACAACAATTTAGTTAGGTTTAAAGTGGCTTTGCGATAGTCTTACCTACCGCTAAAAACCAAAAAGAATATTGCATATTCTCAAGTTTAATTTAAGCGATTCTACACTTCTTTACATCCCCTACGGGAAGTACTGTAATCCCCATAAAGTTAAAAAGATCAGCGCTCGTTGTTGCTGATTTTACCTATGCAACGACTACGCTTCTACCTTGAGTAAGATTTTTTTGTAATGCACTATTTACTTTACACGTTAAATATGTAAGCTTGTATTTGATATATCAATACTTAACTTAAGAAAATCAGCTTTAAATGTCGTTGTCTATCTTCGCCAGCTACTCTGATGAAACTCTTGATAAACTCTGTAAGATAGCGTTTCTAGCTTAAATTCTCGCAGCAGACAGTTTTAACTTGAGGTCTATGTGTCTACCTTGGCAATCTCTTTGTATTTAACACACTCTATTCAAAGCGACACAAATATAGTAATCCTATTTGAGTTTTAAGATTTTTTTGAAACGAACCACAGAGTACACAGAGAACGCAGAGGAAAGAGATAGAGAGGGATTCTCACAACTGACTTGAGATTACGATATTTGATCAGCTTAATTTATAAGAATAATAAGCGTCTCTTAACTGATTATCAAGACGACAAACACGTTGACTCGTCTCTAGCATAGAGTTTTTATAAAAGCACTTAAACTATCATCTTGAGTTCTTCACGAAATTACTGTGAGTGAAACGAAAGGTTCAAGGATCATTCCACCGCATTGCCAATTTTATGCCGAACAGTGATCTAAGAGCCAGTGCTAGTCATTTCATCGATAACTGCTGTCATGCTTC contains:
- a CDS encoding NAD(+) kinase, which translates into the protein MQLNQVIIAHKAGDSLSKSWAEKCARQLESRNCRVLMGPSGPQDNPYPVFLASSTQPIDMALVLGGDGTALSAARNLAADRIPILAVNVGGNLGFLTESFDVFKDSEKVWDRLASDLYAIQRRMMLQAQVFEGNSSNLDPVSDRFFALNEICVKPASADRMITSILEMEIDGEVVDQYQGDGLIIATPTGSTAYTVAANGPIVHDGMQAITVTPICPMSLSSRPIVLPAGSVVSIWPLADYELNTKLWTDSVLGTSIWPGQRVDVRMAEYRAKFIILRENYSYYQTLREKLQWAGARIRYSNNHRDN
- the sixA gene encoding phosphohistidine phosphatase SixA, translated to MEIYLIRHGIAQEREIGIPDEVRSLTNKGKDKTRQVAGRLYDLGVRFDVVLTSPLVRSRQTAEILHEYKLSREITESAHLAPNGSIYDWLDWLKAQQYPQQTQLALVGHQPNLGQWAEILVWGEDRARLILKKAGIIGLTLPETDSPIGQAQLFWLTPPKFLL
- the ndhI gene encoding NAD(P)H-quinone oxidoreductase subunit I, whose protein sequence is MLKFLKQVGDYAKDAVQAGRYIGQGLSVTFDHMGRRPVTIQYPYEKLIPSERFRGRIHFEFDKCISCEVCVRVCPINLPVVDWEFDKASKKKKLKHYSIDFGVCIFCGNCVEYCPTNCLSMTEEYDLCTYDRHQLNYDNVALGRLPYKVTDDPMVTPLREFVYLPKGVVSPHDLPANTRGAGLHPEEILEQQEK
- the nuoK gene encoding NADH-quinone oxidoreductase subunit NuoK codes for the protein MQLQYFLLLAAALFCIGIYGLITSRNAVRVLMSIELLLNAVNLNLMAFSSYLDPLEIKGQVFTVFVITVAAAEAAVGLAIILAIYRNRDTVDMEQFNLLKW
- the nuoH gene encoding NADH-quinone oxidoreductase subunit NuoH, producing MSTGIDLQGSFIKSLIDLGLPAGAAKAVWMPVPMVLMLIGATVGVLVTIWQERKISAAAQQRIGPEFMGPFGLLSPVADGIKFVFKEDIIPAKSDPWLFTLGPIIVVLPVFLSYLIVPFGENLAITNVATGVFLWIALSSVQPIGLLMSGYASNNKYSLLGGLRAAAQSISYEIPLALAVLAVVMMSNSLSSIDIVEQQSGYGILGWNVWRQPIGFIIFWISALAECERMPFDLPEAEEELVAGYQTEYAGMKFALYYVASYVNLVLSALLVTVLYLGGWESPIPLDLLAGWFGVSETSPWLEIVDASLGITMTVLKAYFLVFTAILLRWTVPRVRIDQLLDLGWKFLLPVSLANLLLTAALKLAFPTAFGG
- a CDS encoding NADH-quinone oxidoreductase subunit J gives rise to the protein MNLAEGVQLVSFGILAVMMIGSALGVVLFSNIVYSAFLLAGVFVSISGMYLLLNADFVATAQVLIYVGAVNVLILFAIMLVNKREDFKPLPNAWVRPVVTAIVSAGLFVLLSTMVLVTPWAYSTEAVSNDTTIVLIGQHFFSDFLLPFELASVLLLMAMVGAIILARREFLPDQVMTPDKQQQPVLTLPERPRELVGISSDKTSNLDDNRRSE
- a CDS encoding citrate synthase — protein: MSVCEFKPGLEGIPAAQSSISFVNGQEGILEYRGIRIEDLADNSTFLETAYLLIWGKLPTKDELIEFEHEVRYHRRIKYRIRDMMKSFPESGHPMDALQASAAALGLFYSRRDLDNPVYIRDAVVRLLATIPTMVAAFQLMRKGNDPVRPRDDLDYSANFLYMLSEREPDPLMARIFDVCLTLHAEHTMNASTFSARVTASTLTDPYAVVASAVGTLGGPLHGGANEEVIGMLEEIGSVENVRPYLEDRLQRKAKIMGFGHRVYKVKDPRATILQKLAEQMFDKFGYDKYYDIAVELERAIAEKLGHKGIYPNVDFYSGLVYRKMGIPTDLFTPVFAIARVAGWLAHWKEQLAENRIFRPTQVYTGHHDVAYTPIEQR